A single Ziziphus jujuba cultivar Dongzao chromosome 11, ASM3175591v1 DNA region contains:
- the LOC107432777 gene encoding leucine-rich repeat extensin-like protein 4, translating to MEKSWKLALLLLHIFLKDSAFAAGVGVGATIGNVGGKVGVGIGNAGGGSGVGVGVGVGIGNGGGGGGGGGGGGGGGGFWIGGGINGQGPSGSPPSNLNRAYTALQAWKSAISDDPLGILKTWVGNDVCSYKGVFCAYPQYETSGPVVAGIDLNHANLQGILVNELSFLTDMSLLHLNTNRFSGKIPDTFKDLTSLKELDLSNNQFSGPFPVVTLYMPNLIYLDLRFNKFSGPIPEDLFNKKLDAIFLNNNQFGGELPESLGNSQASVINLASNKFTGNIPFSFGFMGSKLKEILFLNNQLTGCIPEGVGFFTEIQVLDVSSNSLEGHLPDTIACLQDIEVLNLARNRLSGVLPDLVCSLRNLVNLTVAYNFFSGFSEECSRLYYRNVGFDFLYNCIPGRNMQRPQPECSVIPGGGLNCLRIPAAQPLACGARIISPEPEIEPTSSSSSSTSP from the coding sequence ATGGAGAAGAGCTGGAAACTAGCTTTACTCCTCCTGCATATATTTCTAAAGGACTCTGCTTTTGCAGCTGGTGTTGGTGTTGGTGCTACTATTGGCAATGTTGGTGGAAAGGTTGGTGTTGGGATTGGCAATGCTGGTGGAGGAAGTGGTGTTGGTGTCGGAGTTGGTGTTGGTATTGgcaatggtggtggtggtggtggtggtggtggtggtggtggtggtggaggagggTTTTGGATAGGTGGTGGAATCAATGGCCAAGGCCCATCTGGGTCTCCTCCTTcaaatctcaacagagcttataCTGCCCTGCAAGCATGGAAATCTGCAATCAGTGATGACCCATTAGGGATTTTGAAGACTTGGGTTGGGAATGATGTTTGTTCTTACAAAGGGGTTTTCTGTGCATATCCTCAGTATGAAACTTCTGGTCCTGTAGTTGCAGGGATAGATCTCAACCATGCAAATCTTCAAGGAATTCTTGTCAATGAACTCTCTTTCCTCACTGATATGTCTCTTCTCCATCTCAACACCAACAGATTTTCAGGCAAAATTCCTGATACTTTCAAAGATCTTACTTCTCTCAAAGAGTTAGACCTCAGCAACAACCAGTTTTCAGGTCCTTTTCCTGTTGTCACCCTTTACATGCCAAATCTCATTTACTTAGACCTCAGGTTCAATAAATTCTCTGGACCCATTCCTGAAGATCTCTTCAACAAGAAGTTGGATGCAATTTTTCTCAACAACAACCAGTTTGGTGGTGAACTTCCTGAAAGTTTGGGGAATTCCCAAGCTTCTGTCATAAACTTGGCAAGCAACAAATTCACTGGAAACATTCCATTTAGTTTTGGTTTCATGGGTTCTAAATTGAAGGAGATTTTGTTCCTCAACAACCAGTTAACAGGTTGCATTCCTGAAGGAGTTGGTTTTTTCACAGAGATTCAAGTCTTGGATGTGAGCTCAAATTCTCTGGAAGGTCATCTACCAGATACAATAGCTTGTCTCCAAGACATTGAAGTTCTCAATTTGGCGCGCAATAGGCTATCAGGGGTTCTTCCAGACCTTGTTTGTTCCCTGAGAAATTTGGTGAATCTGACAGTTGCTTACAATTTCTTTTCTGGGTTTAGTGAAGAATGTAGCAGGCTGTACTACAGAAATGTGGGTTTTGATTTCTTGTACAATTGCATTCCTGGGAGGAACATGCAGAGACCTCAACCAGAATGCTCTGTGATTCCAGGAGGTGGTTTGAATTGTCTGAGAATTCCTGCTGCACAGCCACTTGCTTGTGGGGCAAGAATTATAAGTCCAGAACCAGAAATTGAGCCaacctcttcatcatcatcatcaacatctccatga